One genomic region from Sphingobacterium multivorum encodes:
- a CDS encoding FecR family protein: MVDHNQFRIKQLAYKWLQGTCTPEEEAELQEWYETSNGEPLPIPEGLATDEQQLKELLFSNIKQEIQASKIRRIPQRVKLGGIAAALALLFILPLYLVKRTSGDSQQVAVKMQQQVHPGIKAAVLTLADGTKIDLSAQQQRVLHQDEQVKVVTTASGTVQYQFTASRNTATSRTNTIETPIGTEYTIILADGSKVWLNAGSVLTFPESFASNSREVKLSGEGYFEVSHDSKRPFYVRSNEQTIRVFGTHFNVRSYPNENNKTTLIAGSVQVSQFGKSKMLKPGQAAFTTGGNLIVAEANIEEAMAWKNGFFYFESTPIKDALAAIKRWYNVDIVYKGTNEKRELTGKIKRNSTAQQLVETLNFLDIKCRLENNKIEVEL; the protein is encoded by the coding sequence ATGGTTGATCATAATCAATTCCGGATAAAGCAATTGGCTTACAAATGGCTTCAAGGCACATGTACCCCTGAAGAGGAAGCCGAATTGCAAGAGTGGTATGAAACAAGTAATGGCGAACCTCTCCCTATTCCTGAGGGGCTGGCAACCGATGAACAACAACTCAAAGAGCTGTTATTTTCCAATATTAAGCAGGAAATCCAAGCGTCAAAAATCAGGCGAATTCCGCAACGGGTGAAGTTGGGTGGAATAGCTGCTGCTTTGGCACTGTTGTTTATATTACCCCTTTACCTTGTTAAAAGAACATCTGGAGATAGCCAGCAGGTAGCCGTGAAGATGCAACAACAGGTTCACCCGGGCATTAAGGCAGCCGTATTAACTTTAGCCGATGGAACTAAAATTGACCTTTCTGCCCAGCAACAGCGCGTTCTCCATCAGGATGAACAGGTGAAAGTCGTTACCACTGCTTCCGGAACCGTGCAATATCAATTTACAGCCAGCAGGAATACTGCTACAAGCCGTACCAATACCATTGAAACCCCGATTGGAACAGAGTATACGATCATTTTGGCCGATGGCAGTAAGGTGTGGCTAAATGCTGGATCCGTGCTGACGTTTCCTGAATCTTTTGCGTCGAATAGCCGGGAAGTAAAATTATCTGGGGAGGGCTATTTTGAGGTCAGCCACGATAGCAAGCGCCCCTTCTATGTGCGATCCAATGAACAGACCATTCGTGTATTCGGAACTCATTTTAATGTACGCTCTTATCCAAATGAAAACAATAAAACCACACTTATAGCCGGTTCTGTACAAGTCTCGCAATTCGGTAAGTCAAAAATGCTGAAACCTGGTCAAGCAGCATTTACCACTGGCGGGAATCTTATCGTAGCAGAAGCCAATATCGAAGAAGCAATGGCCTGGAAAAATGGTTTTTTCTATTTCGAATCGACACCCATTAAAGATGCGCTTGCCGCCATAAAACGCTGGTATAATGTGGATATCGTGTATAAAGGAACAAATGAAAAGCGTGAACTGACAGGTAAGATAAAACGCAATTCAACTGCCCAGCAACTGGTTGAGACCCTCAACTTTCTGGATATAAAATGCCGATTGGAAAACAATAAAATTGAAGTTGAACTCTAA